In Leptospira harrisiae, a genomic segment contains:
- a CDS encoding GAF domain-containing SpoIIE family protein phosphatase, with protein MVDFKVSKRMLVNFRGQNKVVGGLTDKDKIAILLYISKEFANLDREDQLFSKVILICQEIFESDNTTLRLWDGEFLVPVKFVKETEPPRRNLVMGEGYSGAVFETKEPVLVNDLTRSAHFFDEGETTKSVMCVPIMQKEEILGTLAVESERENFYITDDLEILEALTSQLALALYGVRLIEGLVTARAREAAVLNQLEWDLKMGRNVQSQILPQDLSAWNGIYFASHYEPMAEVSGDLVDIVRQGHSLTAINIDVSGHGIPAALVTMAIHHQFRRSVMAGLGLTEIMEELGEKLREQLPESTYFTAFMVRIFSDYTFGYVNAGHQRMLHYKAADDTFIQYDTKGVPLGILPVRKIDYEEKQGRLEPGDFLLLISDGFSEQRNHLKDEVGVERIQSWLHDEREKLVMEGRGKVDLKKLSAAFVERFRAYQGDVPNGDDLSFLFLYCGDSIPEASHYIQLAKQSNSKMKMEEAYAQALKAFSIDSSLKEILVFLGKMYYRDGKYKEAIRYLEEYLRTSGDNTAASHFMMGRAYYKAGMISEAKRALKMALSSDHSFAKASILLAQCYLKENAKPKAIKVLQQGVKNTPQSLELKTSLLRLESHSQKVG; from the coding sequence ATGGTTGATTTCAAAGTTTCCAAACGAATGCTCGTCAACTTCCGCGGACAAAACAAGGTCGTGGGGGGTTTAACAGATAAAGATAAAATTGCAATCCTTCTCTACATTTCCAAAGAATTTGCTAATTTAGATAGAGAAGACCAACTCTTTTCCAAGGTCATCCTGATTTGCCAGGAAATCTTCGAATCGGACAACACGACGCTCCGGCTCTGGGATGGAGAGTTTCTCGTTCCTGTCAAATTTGTCAAAGAAACAGAACCTCCTCGCAGAAATCTTGTGATGGGAGAAGGTTATTCCGGTGCAGTATTTGAAACCAAAGAACCCGTTCTTGTAAACGACCTCACTCGTTCTGCGCATTTTTTTGATGAAGGTGAAACTACAAAATCAGTGATGTGTGTTCCGATCATGCAAAAAGAAGAAATTCTCGGAACACTCGCAGTAGAAAGTGAACGTGAAAATTTTTATATCACCGATGATTTAGAAATTTTAGAAGCGTTAACTTCGCAGTTGGCTCTTGCTCTATATGGAGTAAGACTGATCGAAGGACTTGTGACGGCAAGGGCTAGAGAAGCTGCCGTTCTAAATCAGTTAGAGTGGGATTTAAAAATGGGACGAAATGTCCAAAGCCAAATCCTTCCGCAAGACTTAAGTGCTTGGAATGGAATCTATTTTGCAAGTCATTACGAACCAATGGCAGAGGTGAGTGGAGACCTAGTTGATATCGTAAGGCAAGGACATTCACTTACGGCGATTAACATTGATGTGTCGGGCCATGGAATTCCTGCAGCTCTTGTGACCATGGCCATCCACCACCAGTTCCGAAGATCGGTGATGGCGGGACTTGGACTCACCGAAATTATGGAAGAACTTGGTGAAAAACTAAGAGAACAACTTCCGGAATCCACATATTTTACTGCCTTTATGGTTCGGATTTTTAGTGACTATACATTTGGTTATGTGAATGCAGGCCACCAACGGATGTTACATTACAAAGCGGCTGATGATACGTTTATTCAGTATGATACAAAAGGGGTTCCACTGGGGATTCTTCCTGTAAGAAAGATAGATTACGAAGAAAAACAAGGCCGTTTGGAGCCGGGAGATTTTTTACTTCTGATTTCAGATGGATTCAGTGAACAAAGAAATCATTTAAAAGATGAGGTGGGTGTCGAAAGAATCCAATCCTGGTTACATGATGAAAGAGAAAAACTCGTAATGGAAGGACGAGGTAAAGTTGATCTTAAAAAATTATCAGCAGCTTTTGTTGAACGGTTTAGAGCCTACCAAGGTGACGTTCCCAATGGTGATGATTTAAGCTTTTTATTTCTCTATTGTGGCGATTCTATCCCTGAAGCTTCGCATTACATACAATTGGCGAAACAATCCAATTCTAAAATGAAAATGGAAGAAGCATATGCACAGGCACTAAAGGCGTTTAGTATTGATTCTTCACTAAAAGAAATCTTGGTGTTTTTAGGGAAAATGTATTATCGGGATGGGAAATACAAAGAAGCCATTCGGTATTTGGAAGAATATTTGCGTACTTCCGGAGACAATACAGCAGCCTCCCATTTTATGATGGGACGTGCCTATTACAAGGCAGGAATGATTTCAGAAGCAAAACGAGCGTTAAAGATGGCACTTTCTAGTGATCATAGTTTTGCGAAAGCAAGTATCTTACTTGCGCAATGTTATTTGAAAGAAAATGCGAAACCAAAAGCAATCAAAGTATTGCAACAAGGCGTAAAGAACACACCACAAAGTTTGGAATTAAAAACCTCACTTTTAAGGTTAGAATCACACTCGCAAAAAGTCGGTTAA
- a CDS encoding AsmA family protein → MKKIGYGIGAVIVSILLIVIIALVFAGSLITPSFLVKQIESSINVRAHVESVNISLFNVLSGIEIEGIILAPRDEVANKGTPLDERKSKPKGLIQLGKADVKISFLALLTKTLKVNKILLKQPKISLTMNEDGGNNLTSLFKTPKIVNGEKNPALSSEAIAEKKKEAEEEAKEKASAPASGPFSIKDIPVAIKMGLVGIQEGNIQVNMRKTGQQILIQKLDLELMDIDIDGGDLNSHNSIDVNFDADVTIIGRNKKEAAKFLLETGGKVIPFVVKSGLVNPKVNYEVTMKEDSFISGFAAFDAIAGELPALNQAGLKLDKLKEKAELKKDVSFHVEYSNGKVTFLDEPTFPTKNYDLQITKGSYIVTTTNYHEMKMGMLYDEDESKKSLASVDEKIKQATKGQGDPKVLRNKIVGNLIKDERLFIPFRTYGDIRNPNVELGVGLGTLTDLIGGAVKEVIKGKASEALKKIPGAGNALKGLGF, encoded by the coding sequence ATGAAAAAAATAGGGTACGGAATCGGAGCTGTCATTGTATCGATTCTCCTCATCGTAATCATCGCGTTAGTTTTTGCAGGGAGTTTGATTACTCCCAGTTTTTTAGTCAAACAGATCGAATCATCCATCAATGTAAGGGCTCATGTCGAATCAGTCAACATCAGTCTATTTAATGTTTTGTCTGGAATTGAAATAGAAGGAATCATCCTTGCTCCAAGAGATGAAGTGGCAAACAAAGGCACACCGCTTGACGAAAGAAAATCCAAACCAAAAGGCCTCATCCAACTTGGTAAAGCAGATGTTAAAATTTCCTTTTTAGCACTTCTGACAAAAACTTTAAAAGTAAACAAAATCCTCCTCAAACAACCTAAAATTTCTCTTACGATGAATGAAGATGGAGGAAACAATCTCACCTCTCTTTTTAAAACACCTAAGATAGTAAATGGTGAAAAAAATCCAGCACTCTCTTCAGAAGCCATTGCTGAAAAGAAAAAGGAAGCAGAGGAAGAAGCAAAAGAAAAAGCCAGTGCCCCAGCCTCAGGACCTTTTTCTATAAAAGACATTCCGGTTGCAATCAAGATGGGCCTTGTAGGGATCCAAGAAGGGAATATCCAAGTCAATATGCGAAAAACCGGACAACAAATTCTCATACAAAAATTGGATTTGGAATTAATGGATATTGATATTGATGGCGGAGATTTAAATTCACATAACAGTATTGATGTGAACTTTGATGCTGATGTTACGATCATTGGTAGAAATAAAAAAGAAGCAGCGAAGTTCCTGTTAGAAACAGGTGGAAAAGTGATACCTTTTGTTGTTAAATCTGGCCTTGTGAATCCGAAAGTTAATTATGAAGTCACAATGAAAGAAGACTCATTTATTTCTGGATTTGCTGCTTTTGATGCCATTGCAGGGGAATTACCAGCACTAAACCAAGCAGGGTTAAAATTAGACAAACTTAAAGAGAAAGCAGAACTAAAGAAAGATGTTTCCTTTCATGTTGAATACAGCAATGGAAAAGTAACATTTCTCGACGAACCCACTTTTCCAACAAAAAACTATGACTTACAAATCACCAAAGGATCCTACATCGTCACCACAACAAATTACCATGAAATGAAAATGGGAATGCTTTACGATGAAGATGAATCCAAAAAATCCTTGGCATCGGTAGATGAAAAAATCAAACAAGCAACCAAAGGCCAAGGAGATCCAAAAGTTTTGCGAAATAAAATTGTTGGAAACCTGATCAAAGACGAAAGACTTTTTATTCCGTTTCGAACCTATGGAGACATCCGAAATCCAAATGTAGAACTAGGAGTGGGTTTAGGAACCCTTACTGATCTCATTGGAGGAGCAGTCAAAGAAGTAATCAAAGGGAAAGCGAGTGAAGCATTGAAAAAAATTCCAGGTGCAGGAAATGCACTCAAGGGTTTAGGTTTTTAG
- the typA gene encoding translational GTPase TypA, which yields MEIRNIAIIAHVDHGKTTLTDCILRHTGAVTAKEDRERIMDSNTLEQEKGITILAKNTSVKYKGTRINIVDTPGHADFGGEVERVLSMTDCTLLLVDAFDGPMPQTRFVLGKSLQLGHKPIVVVNKVDREGARPGFSVDKVFDLFSDLGATEEQLDFPIIYASAKQGWAVNQLSEVPGSNIEPLLDKVLEHVAAVKNESDKALQFQVTALDYNEYVGRIAIGKIYQGTMRKGADVTLAKTNGTTANYKITKLYGYEGLTRYEIDEAGSGDIVAMAGIPDVFIGDTVCDFGNPLPLPAIQVEEPTVSMFFMVNNSPFAGKEGKFVTTRNLRERLDRELETNVALRLEETEDKDRFKILGRGELHLSILIENMRREGYELQVSRPEVIIKQNELGEKIEPYETLVMDLPDQYSGACIQELNRRKGELTGMDAHTSGITRVEYTIPTRGLIGFRGHFISETRGEGVMSSRFLRFDKYKGEIPGRKNGALISMDSGESTAYALWKVQERGDLFIEPQVAVYPGMILGMNSRDSDLEVNPVREKKLTNVRASGSDEAIRLVPPKKLTLEQSIEFLDDDELLEVTPQSLRLRKKVLDASMRKRSGSGR from the coding sequence ATGGAAATTCGCAACATCGCCATCATCGCACACGTCGACCACGGTAAGACGACACTAACAGATTGTATCCTTCGCCATACGGGCGCCGTAACCGCAAAAGAAGACCGAGAAAGAATCATGGATTCCAACACTTTGGAACAGGAAAAAGGGATTACGATCCTTGCCAAGAACACTTCGGTAAAATACAAAGGCACTCGCATTAATATCGTAGACACTCCAGGTCACGCTGACTTCGGAGGAGAGGTGGAACGAGTTCTGTCCATGACAGACTGTACGCTTTTACTTGTGGATGCATTTGACGGTCCCATGCCACAAACTCGGTTTGTTCTTGGGAAATCACTCCAACTTGGTCACAAACCAATTGTTGTTGTGAACAAAGTGGATCGTGAAGGGGCAAGACCAGGATTTTCAGTAGACAAAGTATTTGATTTGTTTAGTGACCTCGGTGCCACCGAAGAACAGTTAGACTTTCCTATCATCTATGCGTCTGCAAAACAAGGTTGGGCAGTAAACCAACTGTCAGAAGTTCCTGGATCAAACATTGAACCACTTCTGGATAAAGTTTTGGAACATGTGGCTGCTGTAAAAAACGAAAGTGATAAAGCTCTCCAATTCCAAGTCACTGCACTTGATTACAATGAATACGTTGGTCGTATTGCCATTGGTAAAATCTACCAAGGAACCATGAGAAAAGGTGCGGATGTAACACTCGCAAAAACTAATGGAACCACTGCAAATTATAAAATCACAAAGCTTTATGGCTATGAAGGTCTTACTCGTTACGAAATCGATGAAGCGGGATCCGGTGATATCGTAGCTATGGCTGGAATTCCAGATGTGTTCATCGGGGATACAGTTTGTGATTTTGGAAATCCACTTCCTCTTCCTGCGATCCAAGTAGAAGAGCCAACAGTTTCCATGTTCTTTATGGTCAACAACTCGCCGTTTGCTGGAAAAGAAGGTAAATTTGTTACTACTCGTAACTTAAGAGAACGTCTAGACCGCGAACTAGAAACAAACGTAGCACTTCGTTTGGAAGAAACAGAAGACAAAGACCGTTTTAAAATTCTAGGACGTGGAGAACTCCACTTATCCATCCTCATTGAAAACATGAGACGAGAAGGATACGAACTCCAAGTATCACGCCCAGAAGTAATCATCAAACAAAACGAACTTGGGGAAAAAATTGAACCTTACGAAACACTCGTAATGGACTTACCTGACCAATACTCGGGAGCTTGTATCCAAGAACTAAACCGCCGTAAAGGGGAGCTCACTGGAATGGATGCTCATACTTCAGGAATCACTCGTGTGGAATACACCATTCCGACAAGAGGTCTCATTGGATTTAGAGGACATTTTATTTCTGAAACTCGTGGTGAAGGGGTGATGTCTAGCCGTTTCCTACGTTTTGATAAATACAAAGGTGAAATTCCTGGCCGTAAAAACGGAGCCCTTATTTCTATGGACTCAGGGGAATCAACGGCTTATGCTCTATGGAAAGTGCAAGAACGTGGGGATCTTTTCATTGAACCACAAGTAGCAGTTTACCCAGGTATGATCCTTGGAATGAATAGCAGGGATTCTGACTTAGAAGTGAACCCAGTGCGTGAGAAAAAACTCACAAACGTTCGTGCTTCTGGATCGGATGAAGCGATTCGCCTCGTTCCACCAAAGAAACTCACTTTGGAACAATCCATTGAATTTTTAGATGATGATGAACTTTTGGAAGTGACTCCACAAAGTTTACGTCTTCGTAAAAAAGTTTTGGATGCAAGTATGAGAAAAAGATCTGGTAGTGGAAGATAA
- the rplU gene encoding 50S ribosomal protein L21, translating to MFAIIELGAKQFKVSPDQVFVAEKTGNSVGSTVETKVLLLSDNNKVNIGSPALSGAKVTLKVLEDCKGEKIHGFKYKKRKNYKKSWGHRQQLQKLQVVSING from the coding sequence ATGTTCGCCATCATTGAACTTGGAGCCAAACAATTTAAAGTGTCTCCTGACCAGGTATTCGTCGCAGAAAAAACAGGAAACTCGGTTGGAAGCACAGTAGAAACGAAAGTCCTACTCCTTTCCGATAACAACAAAGTGAACATTGGTTCCCCAGCATTGTCTGGAGCTAAAGTCACTTTGAAAGTATTAGAAGACTGTAAGGGTGAAAAAATCCACGGTTTTAAATACAAAAAAAGAAAAAACTATAAGAAGTCTTGGGGTCATAGACAACAACTCCAAAAACTCCAAGTAGTTTCCATCAACGGATAA
- a CDS encoding ribosomal-processing cysteine protease Prp — protein MIYSKIFKDLGGKIAGIQLEGHSPKDLGSKGENLLCAGVSTLVQSAHSYLASQDSLESEEKRDGYLRFLVKPIHRDGYQSLLSMVEFGLKSLEHSHSQAISIQDEIIKG, from the coding sequence TTGATTTATAGTAAGATTTTTAAAGATTTAGGAGGGAAAATCGCAGGAATCCAACTGGAAGGACATTCTCCCAAGGACTTAGGTTCGAAAGGCGAAAACCTTTTGTGTGCAGGAGTCTCCACTCTGGTTCAGAGTGCTCACTCGTATTTGGCATCACAAGACAGTTTGGAATCGGAAGAAAAACGAGACGGATACTTAAGGTTTTTAGTAAAACCGATCCATAGAGATGGCTACCAAAGCTTACTTTCCATGGTCGAGTTTGGATTAAAATCTTTAGAACACTCTCATTCCCAAGCGATTTCCATCCAAGACGAAATAATAAAGGGGTAA
- the rpmA gene encoding 50S ribosomal protein L27 yields MATKKGGGSTKNGRDSVSKRLGVKVYGGQFAIAGNIIVRQRGTEYKPGKNVGIGRDHTLYALVDGVVTFEHVTRERQQISVYPKV; encoded by the coding sequence ATGGCTACAAAGAAAGGTGGTGGATCCACAAAGAACGGTCGTGATTCGGTATCGAAAAGACTTGGTGTTAAAGTTTACGGTGGACAATTTGCCATTGCTGGTAATATCATTGTGCGCCAAAGAGGAACTGAATACAAACCGGGGAAAAACGTAGGAATTGGTCGTGACCATACTCTTTACGCACTTGTTGACGGTGTTGTGACTTTCGAACATGTAACTAGAGAAAGACAACAAATCTCCGTTTACCCGAAAGTGTAA
- the obgE gene encoding GTPase ObgE: MSGFIDEVPIQIRAGHGGAGSVHFHKEKFVEFGGPDGGDGGKGGDVIFLAEGRMMTLENYLPDRMYAAQNGEPGLGQNRNGKNGEDLILKVPVGTQIIDSVTMELIYDFNYDGESFTIATGGRGGKGNTFFKTSVQQAPRYSQPGEEGGEFSLILELKLLADIGIVGLPNAGKSTLLAKITHAHPKIAGYAFTTLSPNLGVVHRHEDLFRYTVADIPGIIEGASKGVGLGISFLKHIERVQGILFLFDGGNLQLEEELEMLRSELGNYNQSLLNKKFLIVINKMDIWDNDPTFTEEIKKNYSSLGEIICISADKESNLDYLLERIDKVFFEDKAKLVYENT, encoded by the coding sequence ATGAGCGGATTTATCGACGAAGTACCCATTCAAATTCGAGCCGGACACGGAGGGGCAGGTTCTGTCCATTTCCATAAAGAGAAATTTGTCGAGTTTGGAGGACCGGATGGTGGTGACGGAGGCAAAGGTGGGGATGTCATTTTCCTTGCCGAAGGTAGGATGATGACTTTAGAAAACTACCTCCCCGACCGTATGTATGCAGCCCAAAACGGAGAACCTGGACTTGGTCAAAACCGAAATGGAAAAAATGGCGAAGATTTGATTCTTAAAGTTCCAGTAGGAACGCAAATCATTGATTCTGTGACCATGGAACTCATTTACGATTTCAACTACGACGGGGAAAGTTTTACCATAGCGACCGGCGGACGTGGTGGAAAAGGAAATACATTTTTTAAAACGTCAGTCCAACAAGCACCTAGATACAGCCAACCAGGGGAAGAAGGTGGTGAATTTTCTCTAATTTTAGAATTAAAGTTACTCGCAGATATAGGAATTGTTGGTTTACCTAATGCTGGTAAGTCGACCCTACTCGCCAAAATCACACATGCCCATCCAAAAATTGCAGGATATGCTTTTACCACTCTGTCACCTAATCTTGGTGTGGTGCATAGACACGAAGATTTATTTCGTTACACTGTAGCGGATATTCCCGGAATCATTGAAGGTGCGTCCAAAGGTGTAGGCCTTGGGATTAGTTTTTTAAAACACATCGAACGAGTGCAGGGGATTCTATTTTTATTCGATGGTGGAAATTTACAACTCGAGGAAGAATTAGAAATGTTAAGAAGTGAACTTGGGAACTACAACCAGTCTCTTCTGAATAAAAAATTCTTAATTGTCATTAACAAAATGGATATTTGGGATAACGATCCTACCTTTACCGAAGAGATCAAAAAGAATTATTCGAGCTTAGGGGAAATCATTTGTATTTCTGCTGATAAAGAATCCAATTTAGATTACTTACTGGAACGAATCGACAAAGTATTTTTTGAAGACAAAGCAAAGTTAGTTTATGAAAACACGTAA
- the proB gene encoding glutamate 5-kinase — protein sequence MKTRKDFLDSIKKAKLIVIKIGSARVSGEESKINDFLYDLVGDIRTLRDQGKEVILVSSGAIAQGKKLLVDQSGPISLPNGKTTLAEKQAFAAMGQNKLLNLYESFFSRVNIPIAQILFGRKDLNEEKSFTNLKQTFRQLLDWGILPIVNENDSVSTEEINLGDNDILSAIVASIVGADLLLILTGVDGFLKDQSKIDLFTEITKETEKLATGPSGPGTGGMFTKINAAKLLLPYGIKTGIVNGEKKHAIAKFFELENFGTLIADSSLSHRVPNASEIQTHFFSLPSE from the coding sequence ATGAAAACACGTAAGGATTTTTTAGATTCCATAAAAAAAGCCAAACTGATTGTGATCAAAATCGGAAGTGCTCGTGTTTCCGGTGAAGAATCTAAAATTAATGATTTTTTGTACGATTTAGTCGGTGACATCCGAACACTCCGTGACCAAGGAAAGGAAGTGATTCTTGTTTCCTCTGGTGCCATAGCCCAAGGGAAAAAACTGCTGGTTGACCAAAGTGGGCCTATCTCTTTGCCTAACGGAAAAACCACATTGGCAGAAAAACAGGCGTTTGCTGCTATGGGCCAAAACAAACTTCTCAATCTTTACGAAAGTTTTTTTAGTCGAGTCAATATCCCAATTGCCCAAATTCTTTTTGGAAGAAAGGATTTGAATGAAGAAAAAAGTTTTACCAATTTAAAACAAACCTTTCGCCAACTACTCGATTGGGGAATTTTACCCATCGTAAATGAAAACGATTCTGTCTCCACAGAAGAAATCAATTTAGGTGATAACGATATTCTGTCAGCGATTGTTGCCTCCATTGTAGGGGCTGACCTACTTCTTATTCTCACTGGTGTGGATGGATTCTTAAAAGACCAATCTAAGATTGATTTATTCACTGAAATCACAAAGGAAACAGAAAAATTGGCAACGGGTCCTTCTGGACCTGGAACAGGCGGAATGTTTACTAAAATTAACGCCGCCAAACTTTTGTTACCATATGGTATCAAAACAGGAATTGTGAACGGTGAAAAAAAACATGCGATCGCTAAGTTTTTTGAATTAGAAAACTTTGGTACTTTGATTGCTGACTCCTCCTTATCACACCGAGTTCCCAATGCGTCCGAAATCCAAACTCATTTTTTTTCCTTACCTTCGGAGTGA
- a CDS encoding glutamate-5-semialdehyde dehydrogenase has product MADENVIYAKTLATKAKLASRALKGLTTIEKNSVLRRVEELLLENESAIIEKNKLDMQNGKEKDLSSAMMDRLLLDSKRIRNMAKSIEEIRNLPDPVGEVVRGTILPNGLELLTKRVPIGVVMTIFESRPNVIIDIASLSFKSGNACILRGGSEAFHSNLILSSLFHQAIEEKKLPGVTKDAVTFVENTNREAMLPFFQLDDLIDVVVPRGGEALIRFVSENSKIPVIKHDKGVTNLYLSDQANTEIVLPILINSKVQRPGVCNALENLFIHKDYPNIKDLLENLESNGVQILGDESITNLFPSAKLASEEDFFTEFLDTRLSVRVVSSVSEAMENIRKYSSGHTECILSEDITEIQTFQKELDSAAIFVNCSTRFHDGGEYGLGAEVGISTGKLHVRGPMGLIHLTTTTTYVTGSGQVRG; this is encoded by the coding sequence ATGGCAGATGAAAATGTAATTTATGCAAAAACCTTGGCCACCAAAGCAAAGTTAGCAAGTAGAGCTTTGAAAGGTCTTACCACTATAGAGAAAAACTCGGTATTGCGGCGGGTGGAAGAACTACTTTTAGAAAATGAATCCGCTATCATCGAGAAAAATAAACTAGATATGCAGAATGGAAAAGAGAAAGATCTGTCCTCTGCGATGATGGACCGCCTTCTCCTTGATTCCAAACGAATTCGAAACATGGCAAAAAGTATTGAGGAAATTCGAAATTTACCAGATCCAGTGGGTGAAGTGGTTCGTGGCACCATTCTGCCTAATGGATTGGAGCTTCTCACAAAACGTGTTCCGATTGGCGTGGTGATGACAATTTTTGAATCAAGGCCCAATGTGATCATTGATATTGCTTCGTTATCTTTCAAATCAGGGAATGCATGTATCCTTCGTGGTGGTTCAGAAGCCTTTCACTCCAATTTAATTCTCTCCTCATTATTCCACCAAGCAATTGAAGAAAAAAAACTACCAGGTGTGACAAAAGACGCTGTGACTTTTGTAGAGAATACAAATAGAGAGGCGATGCTTCCTTTTTTCCAATTGGATGATCTCATTGATGTGGTTGTCCCTCGCGGTGGAGAGGCCCTCATTCGTTTTGTTTCGGAAAATAGTAAAATTCCTGTCATCAAACATGACAAAGGTGTAACAAATTTATACCTATCAGACCAAGCAAATACGGAGATAGTGCTACCGATTCTGATCAATTCAAAAGTACAACGTCCTGGGGTTTGTAATGCTTTGGAAAACCTATTCATCCACAAAGATTATCCGAATATAAAGGATTTATTGGAAAATTTGGAATCAAATGGTGTCCAAATTCTTGGAGATGAATCTATTACCAATCTTTTCCCTTCCGCCAAACTGGCGTCAGAGGAAGACTTTTTTACAGAGTTTTTAGATACTAGGCTTAGCGTTCGGGTTGTATCCTCCGTATCGGAAGCAATGGAAAACATTCGAAAATACAGTTCTGGTCATACGGAATGTATTTTATCCGAAGATATTACAGAAATCCAAACCTTCCAAAAAGAACTAGATAGTGCTGCCATTTTTGTCAACTGTTCCACTCGGTTTCATGATGGTGGTGAGTATGGACTTGGAGCCGAGGTGGGAATATCCACAGGAAAACTCCATGTGCGTGGGCCTATGGGTCTCATCCACCTAACAACAACGACAACGTATGTAACAGGAAGTGGACAAGTCCGCGGCTAA
- the nadD gene encoding nicotinate (nicotinamide) nucleotide adenylyltransferase yields MEVLFFGGSFNPPHLGHRHVIETISKSYPKALLYICPNFVSPLKEDGKEFSAEVIWKLCITEFEGLLSKNVILWDEEIKKQNTSYTIDSLKTLQTLYPHSKISLVIGEDNLGSFDKWKSYLEILSITEKIIVVRRNTPYPKDVPIPIVFPPSKVKVLSNPVLPISSTEIRQIIQGNFNTEYLLPKTKELVLKYLTTTNKGGSL; encoded by the coding sequence ATGGAAGTTTTGTTTTTTGGAGGAAGTTTCAATCCCCCGCATTTGGGACATCGTCATGTCATTGAAACGATTTCCAAATCCTATCCTAAGGCCCTCCTATATATTTGTCCCAATTTTGTTTCGCCACTCAAAGAAGATGGAAAGGAATTTAGTGCAGAAGTTATTTGGAAACTTTGTATTACGGAATTCGAAGGTTTACTTTCAAAGAATGTGATTCTTTGGGATGAGGAAATCAAAAAACAAAACACAAGTTACACAATAGATAGTTTAAAAACGCTTCAGACACTTTATCCGCATTCGAAAATTTCTCTTGTTATCGGTGAAGACAATTTAGGTTCCTTTGACAAATGGAAATCCTATTTAGAAATTTTATCCATCACGGAAAAAATCATAGTCGTGAGGCGTAATACTCCCTACCCAAAAGATGTTCCCATCCCCATTGTTTTTCCACCTTCAAAAGTAAAAGTTTTATCAAATCCAGTTTTGCCGATCAGCAGTACTGAAATTCGACAGATCATTCAAGGGAACTTCAACACAGAATACCTTCTACCAAAAACAAAGGAATTAGTTTTGAAGTATCTAACCACAACTAATAAGGGTGGTTCTCTATGA
- the yqeK gene encoding bis(5'-nucleosyl)-tetraphosphatase (symmetrical) YqeK, with product MNQNPKVNVSFDDWILFFREEVPNHVTETRFEHILRVANYAESLAKIHGHPNPKKAYIAGLCHDITKQKKMDIHLALFTEYSLEVGGIPTQALHAYSAPLWLKKEYGFSDPEISAAISSHTLGNSSPTLLDNILYAADFLGSDYAFRRDELPLWVEKTEENLNYGVFMKASQTISFLMEKKEVIHPFTFQTYNQSANLIKETK from the coding sequence ATGAATCAAAACCCAAAAGTTAATGTTTCTTTCGATGATTGGATTCTATTTTTTAGAGAAGAAGTTCCGAATCATGTAACGGAAACTCGGTTTGAACATATTTTACGTGTAGCCAACTATGCAGAATCACTGGCAAAAATCCATGGACATCCAAATCCAAAAAAAGCATACATCGCTGGACTTTGTCATGACATCACCAAACAGAAAAAAATGGATATCCATTTGGCACTCTTTACTGAATATTCTTTGGAGGTGGGCGGAATTCCGACCCAGGCTCTTCACGCCTATTCAGCACCTTTATGGTTAAAAAAAGAATATGGATTTTCGGATCCTGAGATTTCCGCTGCAATTTCTTCCCATACCTTAGGAAATTCTTCTCCAACCCTATTGGACAATATTCTGTATGCGGCAGATTTTTTAGGATCTGACTATGCTTTCCGCAGGGATGAACTGCCGCTCTGGGTGGAGAAAACTGAGGAAAATCTGAATTACGGTGTTTTTATGAAAGCCTCACAAACCATTTCCTTTCTTATGGAAAAAAAGGAAGTCATCCATCCTTTTACGTTTCAGACTTACAACCAATCGGCAAATTTGATTAAGGAAACCAAATAG